The DNA window CGTGCGCTTCGGCTACGTCCACGACCGCTTCCTCGAGTCGGGAAACCACATGAACTCGTTCAACCTCTCCGTGAGCTTGCCGCTGCCGTTCTTCGATCACGGCCAGGCGCAGGCGCGCGCGGCAGAAGCCAAGCGCAGCCGCTTCAGCGCCCAGCGCACCAAGGCGGTCCAGGCCGCGCGCGCGAAGATCCCCACGCTGTCGGCCCGGCTCAAGGCCCAGCGCGAGCGCCAGGAGGCGCTCTCGACGCGCATCATGCCCCGCGCCCTGGAGGTCCTGCGCAACGTCGAGCGCGCCGTGGATGGGCGGCTCTTGCCCCTCTCGGACGCGATCCAGGCCCGGCGCACCGTCGGTGAGCTCCTCGTCGAGGAGGCCGACAGCTTCGCCGACGCCTTCGACGCTGCGCTGGAGCTCTCCGCCGAGCTGCCCACCGTCACCGCTTCGTCCCCCCCCGCCGCTTCTCCCAGAACCCCGTGAAGGAACCCCAGGACATGAACCGCCGTACATCCCACCGCAACGCCAGCGCGGACAGCGCACGCCGCCGCGCCACGAGGCACCGCATCGCGGGGGTGCTCCTCGTCGCTGCACAGAGCCTGGTGCTCGGCGCTTGCGCCAAATCCTCGGCCGACGCCACGCCTGCGGCGTACGCGCTCGAGCAGGACGGGGTGCGCATGAAGCCGGGGGCGCCGCAGCCGGTGCGCTTCGAGACGACCGAGGCCGAGATGGGGGCGCCGCTGGTCCCGCCGCCGGTCACCGCGCGGATCACCACGGTGGAGACCTTGACCGCGCCGAGCTTCGCCCCCCTCGAAGGGCGCGTCGTCGAGATCCGGGCGCGGCTGGGCGATCAGGTGAAACAGGGTGACAAGCTGGTCCTCGTGCGCACGGCCGACCTGGCTTCGCTGCAGCACGAACTCCAGGCCGCCAGCCTGGCCATCCGCACCAAGCAGGCCGTCGTCGATCGCCTCGAAAAGCTGGCCGAGACGCGGGCCGCCTCGCAGAACGATCTGCTCGTCGCGCAGAGCGAGCTGGCCGAGGCCAAGCTCGCCGCCCACGCCGCGGGGGCCCGGATCCGCTCGCTCTCCGTCTCGCAGCAGGGCGACACGATGTACTGGGTGCTCGCCACCCGGTCCGGCACCATCGTCGAGCTGAACGCGACGCCCGGCTCCGAGGTCGGCCCCAACCGGGACCGGCCCATCGTCACCGTGGCCGACCTCGATCAGGTCCTCGCCCTCGGCGATCTCTCCCAGAACAGCACCATGCCCCTCGCGGCCGGCATGACGGCGCGCATCACCATCCCCGGCCGCGGTGACACGGTGGTCCTCGGCAAGGTGGAGACCGTCTCCGAGGTCGTCGATCCCAGCCGCCAGACGGTGCCGATCCGCGTCCTCGTGGAGAACAAGAACCGCACGCTCCGCCCGAACGCCTACGTCGATCTCACCTTCGAGCCCCAGGACCAGACGGCCATCGTCCAGGTCCCTGCGGCGGCGGTGGTCAGCGACGGCGCCCTCTCCGTCGTCTTCGTCGAGCACGAGTCCGGCGTCCTCAAGCGGCGCGAGGTGCGCCTCGGCCGCCAGGGCCGCGACAAGGTGGAGGTCGTGGCCGGCCTCAGCGCCGGCGAGCGCGTCGTCACCACCGGCGCCCTCCTCCTCCTGAACGCGCTCAACATCGAAGGATAGCCCCCAGTGTTCGAAGCGATCATCGCCGCCGCGGTGCGGCACCGGATGGCCGTCATCGTCGCGACCATCATCACCGTGCTCTGGGGCATCTGGGCCTTCAGCGGGCTCACCATCGAGTCGTTTCCCGATCCGACGGACACGCAGGTCAACATCATCACCATCAATGCCGGCCAGCCCGCCGAGGAGATGGAGCGGCAGGTATCGATCCCGATCGAGCGGGCCGTCAACGGCATGCCCGGCCTGTTCCGAACCCGCGCGATCAACCTGTTCGGCCTCTCGTTCATCACCCTGACCTTCCGCGACGGCGTGGACCCGATCTTCGCCCGCGCCCAGACGCTGGAGCGGCTCTCGAACGTCGACATGCCCGACGGGGTGAAGCCCGAGCTGGGCTCGTTCTCGACGCCCATCGGCGAGATCTACCGCTACACCCTGCGTGCCGAGCGTGACGATCCGCTGGAGCTGCGCACGCTCCAGGACTGGGTGGTCGCCCCCCGCCTGCTCCGCGTGGAGGGCGTGGCCGACGTGGTGAGCTACGGCGGCCTGGTGCGCGAGATCGAGGTGCGTCCCGACCGCGTCGCGATGGCGGCGCGCGGCCTGACCATGGCCGACCTGGAGGACGCGCTCAGGGAGGCCTCCAAGAACGCCTCCGGTGGCATCGTGGAGCGCGGCACCGAGCAGCTCATCATCCGCAGCGAGGGCCTCTTCCGCGACGTGCCCGACATCGGGACCGTCGCCGTCGCCACCCGTGATGGGACCCCGATCCTGCTCAAGGACGTGGCCAGCGTGCAGAACGGCTGGATGCCCCGCCAGGGCATCGTGGGCCGGAGTGACAACCAGGACGCGGTCGAGGGCATCATCCTCATGCGCCTCGGTGAGAACCCGAGCGAAGTGCTGGAGCGCGTCCGCGCCAAGATCGACGAGATCAACAAGCAGGTACTCCCCGCGGGCACCGAGATCTGGACGTTCTACGACCGCACCGAGCTGGTCTCCAGCACCCTCAAGACCGTCGGACGCAACCTGGCCGAGGGTGCGCTGCTCGTCACCTTCGTCCTCTTCGTGTTCCTGCTCGACATCCGGGCGGCGCTGATCGTCGCAGCGATCATCCCGCTGTCCCTGTTCACCGCGTTCATCTACCTGCGCTCGCGGGGGATGGCGGCGAACCTCATCTCGATGGGCTCCGTCGACTTCGGCATCATCGTCGACGGCGCCGTGGTCATCATCGAGGCCATCACCTTCCGCATGGCGCAGGCCGCGCACGGAGGAGCCCACGGCGCGGAGGCGACGACCCCGACCACCGTCTCCGAGCGCGTCACCCGCGCAGTGAGCGACGTCGCGCGGCCCACCGTCTTCTCGCTGCTCATCATCATCGCGGCCTACCTGCCCATCTTCCTGCTCCAGCGCGTCGAGGGGCGCATGTTCAGCCCGATGGCGCACACCGTCGTCGCGGCGCTGCTCGGGAGCCTCGCCTTCTCGATCACCCTCGTCCCGGTGCTGGCGACCTTCGCCTACCGCAAGCCGCGCCCGCACCGCGACTCGCCGGTGCTCATCTGGGCCGTGCGGGCCTACATGCCGGTCTTGAAGGGCGCCTTGAAACGGCCCGCGCTGGTCCTGTTCGCGGCGCTCATGTCGCTGGGAGGCGCCGGCGTCATCCTCGCCAACCGGGGCAGCGAGTTCCTCCCGGAACTCAACGAAGGCGCTCTCTACATCACCTTCACCCTGCCCTCGAACACCGCGCTCAACGAAGGCCGCCGGCTGGTCCCGACCCTCGCCGAGGTCGTCGACAGCTTCCCGCAGGTGGAGGCCCGCGTCAGCCAGCTCGGGAGGCCGGAGGACGGCACCGACCCGAAGATGGCGAACAACCTCGAGTTCTTCGTCAAGCTCCGGCCCGCCAGCGAATGGCCGGCGGACACACCCACGCTCGGGGCGCTGATCGACAAGATGAGCGCCACCTTCGAGGCCATCCCCGGCATCGAGGTCAACTTCTCCCAGCCGATCCGCGACAACGTGAACGAGAACATCTCGGGTCAGGTCGGACAGATCGCGCTGAAGATCTTCGGCGACGACCTGCAGATGCTCCAGACCACGGCGGAGGCGGCGAAAGCGGCCATCGCCGACGTGCATGGCGTCGCCGATCTCGGCATCGTGAAGAGCGGCGAGGTCCCCCAGATCCAGGTGCTCCCGAACCGGCAGGCGCTCGGCCGGTTCGACCTCACCATGGACGACCTGCAGAGCTTCCTGTCCACGGCGCTCGGCGGGAAGGCCGTCGGCACGCTGTGGGAGCAAGACCGCTCCTTCGACGTGGTGCTGAGGCTACCCCAGGCCTCGCGCGACACGCTCGAGAGCGTCGCCGGGCTGCGGGTACCGACGCCCCAGGGCGGCCTGGTCCCCCTCTCGTCGCTCGCCGAGGTGAAGGTCGGCTACGGCCGAGCCTCCATCAACCGCGAGAACGGGCAACGCTACATCGGCGTGCGCATGAACGTGCGCGGACGTGACCTCGGCTCGTTCGTGGAGGACGCGCGCGCCGCGGTGGAGCAGAAGGTGAAGCTCCAGCCGGGCATGAGCGTGGAGTGGGGCGGGGAGTTCGAGTCGAAGGAGCGCGCCATGAACCGTCTCCTCGTCGTCGTCCCCGTCGCGCTCGTCATCACCCTCGGCCTCCTGTTCAACGCCTTCGGGTCGATCCAGCTCGCCCTGCTCGTCCTGCTCAACGTCCCGTTCGCGCTCGTGGGCGGAGCGCTCGGCCTCTGGATCTTCGACATGCCCATGTCGATCGCGGCGGCCGTCGGGTTCATCGCGCTCGTCGGGCAGGCCTCGCTGAACGGGGTACTCGTGCTCTCCGCGGTCGACGACCTCCGCGCGAAGGGGGCCCCGCTGCGCGAGGCCATCCTCCAGGGAGCCAAGGACCGCCTCCGCCCCGTCCTCATGACCGCGGCCCTCGCCGCGCTCGGCCTCGTCCCTGCCGCCTTCTCCAAGGCCATGGGCGCGGAGACCCAGCGCCCCATCGCCGTGGTGATCGTCGGCGGCACGGTCTCGGCCGCGATCCTGACGCTCGTCGTCCTCCCGGTCATGTACCAGCTCATGATCCAGGCGAGGGCACGCCTCCTGGGCGTGAGCGTCGACGCCGCCGCGGCCGACAAGGCGTCGTGATCCACACGGCGGGGGCAGGTGTCCCCGCCGCCTCTCGCCGCCCACCACCGCACCGCCGACGAACCATCCCCAGCAAGCCCCGCCGCTCCGCGTCACGCGAGGCGCGCAAACCGCTTCACGGCGTGCTACTCCCCTGCCCTCTCCACGCGCGATGCGCCTCCTCCACGCGCGATGCGCCTCCTCCACGCGCGATGCGCCTCCTCCACGCGCGATGCGCCTCCTCCACGCGCGGGACGCTCACGCTCGGACCCTCGCCCCTCCTTTCGACCGGACCACGGGGTGAGTTACAGTGCGCGCCCCCATGCTACGTGCCCCCCTCCTCGCCCGCGTGACGTGTGCCCTGTTCACTGCCCTCGCTGGAGTGGCCCTGGGGCCTCTCTCGGCGCTCGCGCAGGAGACTGCTGGCGCCAAGGATGCCCAGGCGGAGAAGGCCATCCAGTCCGCGATGGAGGGAGACTTCCTCGAGACCCGCTTCGACAAGGCGCAGCAGAAGCTGTCGGCCGCGATCGAGGCCTGCGGAGAGACCGGCTGCTCGAAGAAGGTCAAGGCGCGGCTCTACGTCTCCCTCGGCACGGTGCTCGCCCACGGCATGAAGGAGTTCGAGGACGCGCGGGACGCGTTCTCCGAGGCGCTCCAGCTCGACCCGAACGCCCGACCCGACGCCGA is part of the Chondromyces crocatus genome and encodes:
- a CDS encoding efflux RND transporter periplasmic adaptor subunit, which encodes MNRRTSHRNASADSARRRATRHRIAGVLLVAAQSLVLGACAKSSADATPAAYALEQDGVRMKPGAPQPVRFETTEAEMGAPLVPPPVTARITTVETLTAPSFAPLEGRVVEIRARLGDQVKQGDKLVLVRTADLASLQHELQAASLAIRTKQAVVDRLEKLAETRAASQNDLLVAQSELAEAKLAAHAAGARIRSLSVSQQGDTMYWVLATRSGTIVELNATPGSEVGPNRDRPIVTVADLDQVLALGDLSQNSTMPLAAGMTARITIPGRGDTVVLGKVETVSEVVDPSRQTVPIRVLVENKNRTLRPNAYVDLTFEPQDQTAIVQVPAAAVVSDGALSVVFVEHESGVLKRREVRLGRQGRDKVEVVAGLSAGERVVTTGALLLLNALNIEG
- a CDS encoding efflux RND transporter permease subunit produces the protein MFEAIIAAAVRHRMAVIVATIITVLWGIWAFSGLTIESFPDPTDTQVNIITINAGQPAEEMERQVSIPIERAVNGMPGLFRTRAINLFGLSFITLTFRDGVDPIFARAQTLERLSNVDMPDGVKPELGSFSTPIGEIYRYTLRAERDDPLELRTLQDWVVAPRLLRVEGVADVVSYGGLVREIEVRPDRVAMAARGLTMADLEDALREASKNASGGIVERGTEQLIIRSEGLFRDVPDIGTVAVATRDGTPILLKDVASVQNGWMPRQGIVGRSDNQDAVEGIILMRLGENPSEVLERVRAKIDEINKQVLPAGTEIWTFYDRTELVSSTLKTVGRNLAEGALLVTFVLFVFLLDIRAALIVAAIIPLSLFTAFIYLRSRGMAANLISMGSVDFGIIVDGAVVIIEAITFRMAQAAHGGAHGAEATTPTTVSERVTRAVSDVARPTVFSLLIIIAAYLPIFLLQRVEGRMFSPMAHTVVAALLGSLAFSITLVPVLATFAYRKPRPHRDSPVLIWAVRAYMPVLKGALKRPALVLFAALMSLGGAGVILANRGSEFLPELNEGALYITFTLPSNTALNEGRRLVPTLAEVVDSFPQVEARVSQLGRPEDGTDPKMANNLEFFVKLRPASEWPADTPTLGALIDKMSATFEAIPGIEVNFSQPIRDNVNENISGQVGQIALKIFGDDLQMLQTTAEAAKAAIADVHGVADLGIVKSGEVPQIQVLPNRQALGRFDLTMDDLQSFLSTALGGKAVGTLWEQDRSFDVVLRLPQASRDTLESVAGLRVPTPQGGLVPLSSLAEVKVGYGRASINRENGQRYIGVRMNVRGRDLGSFVEDARAAVEQKVKLQPGMSVEWGGEFESKERAMNRLLVVVPVALVITLGLLFNAFGSIQLALLVLLNVPFALVGGALGLWIFDMPMSIAAAVGFIALVGQASLNGVLVLSAVDDLRAKGAPLREAILQGAKDRLRPVLMTAALAALGLVPAAFSKAMGAETQRPIAVVIVGGTVSAAILTLVVLPVMYQLMIQARARLLGVSVDAAAADKAS